A window of the Brassica oleracea var. oleracea cultivar TO1000 chromosome C1, BOL, whole genome shotgun sequence genome harbors these coding sequences:
- the LOC106292522 gene encoding transcription factor MYB39: protein MGRSPCCEKTGLKKGPWTSEEDQKLVDYIQQHGYGNWRTLPKNAGLQRCGKSCRLRWTNYLRPDIKRGRFSLEEEETIIHLHSFLGNKWSAIAARLPGRTDNEIKNFWNTHIRKKLLRMGIDPVTHSPRLDLLDISSILVSSLYNSSSHHVNMSRLMMDAHRQQQQHPLVNPEILKLATSLFSQNQTQNHNQNQNFVVDHDTNTHEHHSVYHQDVNQAEVNQYQTGHQDYQPCMPPFPNEAQFNDMGHQFNGFGEQALASTSNTSVQDCNIPSFNNFANSSFVLDPSYSDQSFSFANSVLNTPSSSPTTLNSSSTTYINSSSCNTEDEMESYCSNLVKFDISDFLDVNDFLI, encoded by the exons ATGGGAAGATCACCTTGCTGCGAGAAGACTGGCCTCAAGAAAGGGCCATGGACGTCTGAGGAAGACCAGAAGCTTGTTGACTATATCCAGCAACATGGATATGGTAACTGGAGAACCCTCCCCAAAAATGCTG GTTTGCAAAGATGTGGCAAGAGTTGTCGGCTAAGGTGGACTAATTATCTCCGACCAGATATAAAGCGAGGGCGATTCTCCTTGGAAGAAGAAGAAACTATTATTCATCTTCATAGCTTTTTAGGAAACAA ATGGTCTGCTATTGCGGCACGTTTGCCTGGAAGAACAGATAACGAGATCAAAAACTTTTGGAACACACATATTAGAAAGAAGTTGCTTAGAATGGGCATCGATCCAGTGACTCACAGTCCCAGACTTGATCTCCTTGATATCTCATCCATCTTGGTATCATCTCTGTACAATTCCTCTTCACATCATGTCAACATGTCAAGACTCATGATGGATGCTCATCGTCAACAGCAACAACATCCTTTGGTTAACCCGGAGATTCTCAAACTCGCTACCTCTCTCTTTTCTCAAAACCAAACCCAAAACCACAACCAAAACCAAAACTTCGTGGTGGATCATGACACAAATACCCACGAGCACCACTCAGTTTATCATCAAGATGTTAACCAAGCCGAAGTAAATCAGTACCAAACCGGCCATCAAGATTACCAACCTTGCATGCCGCCATTCCCCAATGAAGCTCAGTTCAACGACATGGGTCATCAGTTCAATGGTTTCGGAGAACAAGCTCTCGCTTCAACCTCGAATACATCAGTCCAAGATTGCAATATTCCATCGTTCAACAACTTTGCGAACTCTAGTTTTGTATTAGATCCTTCTTATTCGGACCAGAGCTTTAGCTTTGCTAATTCGGTCTTGAACACGCCATCCTCGAGCCCGACAACATTAAACTCCAGTTCCACGACTTACATCAATAGTAGCAGTTGCAACACTGAGGATGAAATGGAAAGCTATTGCAGTAATCTCGTAAAGTTTGATATTTCCGATTTCTTAGACGTTAATGATTTTCTCATATGA